From Segatella copri, the proteins below share one genomic window:
- a CDS encoding efflux RND transporter periplasmic adaptor subunit has protein sequence MDIKIEKKKYLVPRKYWAWIGGGAVLIAVLIWLGLSNFSSTLKVDRKGLSIGTVEKAQFNDYVSVDGQVVPISVVQISSEEGGIVLEKVVDEGAHVNKGDVIVKLSNSNLDLEILNAESELAEKQDMLRNTQISMEQDRLNNSNEELSLSQDVITKRRSYQHQEALHKEELNSREEYLKAKEDYDLAVKKHALISKRLKKDAQLRRSQMEQMGDNLEAMQKNVQLVRQRKEKLNIRSTISGEIGLLDVELGQSIQAGQKIGVINDLSDFKVQAQVDEHYIDRVKPGLTATFDQNGKHYLLQVRKVYPEVRDGRFRIDFIFKGVRPGNIRTGQTYYVDLQLGQSKQAIIIPKGTFYSVTGGQWIFVLDKSGKKAYRRKITIGRQNPQYYEVIEGLEPGEQVIVSGYEAYKDNDVLVFN, from the coding sequence ATGGATATAAAGATAGAAAAGAAAAAATATCTCGTGCCTCGCAAGTATTGGGCATGGATTGGCGGAGGAGCGGTTTTGATCGCAGTCCTCATTTGGTTGGGATTGAGCAATTTCTCTTCCACCCTGAAGGTGGACAGGAAGGGATTGAGCATCGGAACCGTAGAGAAGGCGCAGTTCAACGATTATGTTTCGGTGGATGGACAGGTGGTTCCAATCTCCGTGGTGCAGATCAGTTCCGAGGAAGGCGGTATTGTTCTGGAGAAAGTGGTGGACGAAGGTGCCCACGTAAACAAGGGCGATGTAATCGTGAAACTGAGCAATTCGAATCTCGACCTGGAGATTCTGAATGCCGAAAGCGAACTTGCCGAAAAGCAGGACATGCTTCGCAATACCCAGATTTCGATGGAGCAGGACCGACTGAACAACAGCAACGAGGAACTGTCGCTTTCACAGGATGTCATTACCAAGCGCCGCTCCTATCAGCATCAGGAGGCATTGCACAAGGAAGAACTCAATTCGCGCGAGGAGTATCTCAAGGCTAAGGAAGATTACGACCTTGCCGTCAAGAAGCATGCGCTCATCAGCAAGCGATTGAAGAAGGATGCACAGCTCCGCCGTTCGCAGATGGAGCAGATGGGCGATAATCTGGAAGCCATGCAGAAGAATGTGCAGCTGGTTCGCCAGCGCAAGGAGAAGCTGAACATCCGCAGCACCATTTCGGGCGAAATCGGCTTGCTCGATGTGGAACTGGGACAGAGCATTCAGGCTGGACAGAAGATAGGCGTCATCAACGACCTCAGCGATTTCAAGGTGCAGGCGCAGGTGGATGAGCATTACATCGACCGGGTAAAACCGGGACTTACTGCCACCTTCGACCAGAACGGCAAGCATTATCTCCTGCAGGTACGCAAGGTTTATCCCGAGGTAAGAGATGGCAGATTCCGCATCGACTTCATTTTCAAAGGCGTTCGCCCTGGCAACATCCGAACCGGTCAGACTTATTATGTAGATTTGCAGCTCGGTCAGTCGAAGCAGGCAATAATTATCCCTAAAGGCACGTTTTATAGTGTAACAGGCGGTCAATGGATTTTTGTTTTAGACAAGAGTGGCAAGAAGGCTTATCGCCGCAAGATCACCATCGGTCGCCAGAATCCTCAGTATTATGAGGTAATTGAGGGCTTGGAACCGGGCGAGCAGGTTATCGTTAGCGGCTATGAGGCCTATAAGGATAATGATGTATTAGTTTTTAATTAG
- a CDS encoding TolC family protein, with protein MKRIGILIGWLVWAAGVSAQSWSLDDCMAYAVEHATEVKREVVNARQRKQDYQHAVAGFLPTVTGGVQGQYAWGRNIDPETNTYNNVTTFNNYYQLYAELNVFDGFATINALKQAKLSRDYSATAMQKIQDDRAIDVMQKYVDAAYAEASIRIASEKLNESKRMLVKMKRLYELGEKGRPDVVQMESQVAEDEYNLTHQENVAKQSLLALKSAMNFPVDEELKIQIAEERNLKLKAENKEVSESGVNYETVYQGFQNISPDLKSAEYEVERARYDYKIAKGRLLPSLSLGGGISTNYYKNLSQKGQYDGFASQFHNNQGEYLALTLSIPIYNSDRWHSVKKARNDWQLAQVNLEETRRKLHDQIAQAVMDAEGYAKELHQMQKKVASDLLAYHMSSRKFEEGMLSTFDLHTAAQTLLESRIKELQMQLLLIIKQRLVAYYQGENLIR; from the coding sequence ATGAAAAGAATAGGAATATTGATAGGATGGTTGGTCTGGGCGGCTGGAGTCTCGGCACAGAGTTGGAGCCTTGACGACTGCATGGCTTACGCCGTGGAACATGCCACGGAGGTGAAGCGGGAGGTGGTGAATGCTCGCCAACGCAAGCAGGATTACCAGCATGCTGTGGCTGGATTCCTGCCTACCGTTACGGGTGGCGTACAGGGACAGTATGCCTGGGGACGAAACATCGACCCGGAAACCAATACTTATAATAATGTAACGACATTCAACAACTACTATCAGCTTTATGCCGAACTGAATGTCTTCGATGGTTTCGCCACCATCAACGCCTTGAAGCAGGCTAAGTTGAGCCGGGATTATTCAGCCACGGCGATGCAGAAGATTCAGGACGATAGAGCCATCGACGTGATGCAGAAATATGTGGATGCTGCCTATGCTGAGGCAAGCATTCGGATAGCAAGCGAGAAACTGAACGAAAGTAAGCGGATGTTAGTTAAGATGAAGCGCCTGTATGAACTGGGCGAAAAAGGCCGACCGGATGTGGTACAGATGGAATCGCAGGTGGCGGAAGATGAATACAATCTTACGCATCAGGAGAATGTGGCAAAACAGAGTCTGCTCGCCTTGAAATCCGCGATGAATTTTCCGGTGGATGAAGAGCTGAAAATCCAGATAGCTGAAGAGCGGAATCTGAAGCTAAAGGCAGAAAATAAAGAGGTTTCAGAATCTGGAGTAAACTACGAAACCGTTTACCAGGGCTTTCAGAATATTTCTCCCGATTTAAAGTCGGCAGAATACGAAGTGGAGCGGGCACGGTATGATTACAAGATAGCAAAAGGCAGATTGCTGCCATCACTCTCTCTCGGTGGCGGCATTTCTACCAACTATTACAAGAATCTCTCTCAGAAAGGGCAATACGATGGGTTTGCCTCGCAGTTTCACAACAACCAGGGCGAATACCTCGCGTTGACCCTTTCCATACCTATTTATAATAGTGACCGATGGCACAGCGTGAAGAAGGCACGCAACGACTGGCAACTGGCACAGGTGAACCTGGAGGAAACCCGTCGCAAACTTCACGACCAGATAGCCCAGGCGGTAATGGATGCAGAGGGTTACGCCAAGGAGTTGCATCAGATGCAGAAGAAGGTTGCCTCCGATTTGCTCGCCTATCACATGTCGAGCCGCAAGTTTGAGGAAGGAATGCTTTCCACCTTCGATCTTCATACCGCAGCCCAGACGCTTCTGGAAAGCAGAATCAAGGAACTCCAGATGCAGTTGCTGCTCATCATCAAACAGAGACTGGTTGCTTATTACCAGGGAGAAAATTTAATAAGATAA
- a CDS encoding ABC transporter ATP-binding protein — MIRTENLTRIFRTEEIETIALNGVNINVKDGEFVAIMGPSGCGKSTLLNILGLLDTPTEGKYWLGDEEVGHLKERERTAYRKGRIGFVFQNFNLIDELTVEENIDLQLKYLGIGKAERKERVLDILRKVKLSHRAKHYPHQLSGGQQQRVAIARAVVGKPSIILADEPTGNLDSKNGMEVMQLLSELNDEGTTIVMVTHSKHDATYASRIINLFDGQVVDAMNDQL; from the coding sequence ATGATACGTACAGAGAATTTAACGAGAATATTTCGTACAGAAGAGATAGAGACCATCGCCCTGAACGGCGTGAACATCAATGTAAAGGATGGCGAGTTTGTAGCCATCATGGGACCTTCGGGATGTGGCAAGTCTACCTTGCTCAACATCCTCGGCTTGCTCGATACACCTACCGAGGGTAAGTATTGGCTGGGCGATGAGGAGGTAGGACATCTCAAGGAGCGTGAGCGCACGGCTTATCGCAAGGGTCGCATCGGTTTCGTCTTTCAGAATTTCAATCTGATAGATGAGTTGACGGTAGAGGAGAACATCGACCTGCAGCTCAAATATCTAGGCATTGGCAAGGCGGAACGCAAGGAGCGAGTGCTCGACATCCTGCGCAAGGTAAAGCTCAGTCATCGTGCCAAGCATTATCCTCATCAGCTCTCCGGAGGTCAGCAGCAGAGGGTTGCCATCGCCCGTGCCGTGGTGGGCAAGCCTAGCATCATCCTTGCCGATGAGCCTACGGGTAATCTCGATTCCAAGAATGGTATGGAGGTGATGCAGTTGCTCAGCGAACTGAATGATGAGGGTACCACCATCGTGATGGTGACTCACTCCAAGCACGATGCTACTTACGCCAGTCGCATCATCAATCTGTTTGATGGACAAGTGGTGGATGCGATGAATGATCAGCTTTAA
- a CDS encoding FtsX-like permease family protein encodes MKSYFKFLLRNKLYTAIEAFGLSIALAFVMILVSYAFMEYRVGTHQPDAKNLYVPGSGDYLGMTLGTAKEFFPSIPEIKEWTRFSDYYTDKGAVVDGQYFHVQARAIDPNFLDMMGMKCRGCSAHRVLTDKHQALISESFAKRAFCNANPIGQVVTCDTLQFKVVGIVDDFGREDLLEPTDIFVSMKFKDADLYPMDQFGEVVTIVRLADGADPEKVNATLLNKYMGYWKKWWSREKTTGSFLWGSSLVRWDKLYFSDITCSHVRHGSKTLVNVLLIVALVLLLSAIFNYINLTVAQIGNRAKEMATRRLLGESVLGVVLRYIKEAALFTAGCFLLGILLAWAFTPLFNSILDTKISLFSSPAVWGCLLVAYLVISLLSGLFPAIVVSRFNPIDVVKGTIRLRSKMWFSKIFIVAQSVISMSLVVMAITMMLQMRHLANIPLGYQTKDILCISTTFGFDNVDVRNAALIARLKSLPEVEEATAIGNNPVISFANGVHDEKGENLAFLRLSVLDSIAMKMMGFKVLERYSDPTPGKIWVSEEAKRTFGVSSKKPYFGNREGKPEYEVCGVVKDFHCGDALDEFKSDKFGNHNAIRVPSNHDVLWTILVKTRGDHAQALAAIQSACKQVAKEQLGVPTDMDTEYLDDTLADALKEKRNMMVLIITFMGISILISALGLFGMSVYYGNQQRRQIALRKVMGASVADAAWQLSKRFLITSCVAVVIAIPLCVKLMQEYLIGFKYRIDFPWWTLAAGAIFTLLLALVSVFSYTLRTAMENPIDSIKME; translated from the coding sequence ATGAAAAGTTATTTTAAGTTCTTATTACGCAACAAACTCTATACTGCTATTGAGGCTTTCGGACTCTCGATAGCCTTGGCTTTTGTGATGATTTTGGTATCTTACGCCTTCATGGAGTATCGGGTGGGCACTCATCAGCCAGATGCCAAGAACCTCTATGTGCCTGGTTCGGGCGATTATCTTGGCATGACCCTGGGTACGGCTAAGGAGTTTTTCCCTTCCATCCCGGAAATCAAGGAATGGACCCGATTTAGCGATTATTATACAGACAAGGGTGCTGTGGTGGATGGTCAATACTTCCATGTGCAGGCACGTGCCATAGATCCTAACTTCTTGGATATGATGGGAATGAAGTGCAGGGGATGCTCCGCTCATCGTGTGCTCACGGATAAGCACCAGGCCCTTATCTCCGAGTCTTTTGCCAAGAGGGCTTTTTGCAATGCGAATCCTATCGGGCAGGTAGTTACATGCGATACGCTACAATTCAAGGTAGTGGGCATCGTGGATGATTTTGGCAGGGAAGACTTGCTGGAACCCACCGACATCTTTGTTTCCATGAAATTTAAGGACGCAGATTTGTATCCGATGGATCAGTTTGGCGAGGTTGTTACCATCGTCCGATTGGCAGATGGCGCTGACCCAGAAAAGGTGAATGCCACGTTGCTCAATAAATATATGGGCTATTGGAAGAAATGGTGGAGTCGTGAGAAGACGACTGGCAGTTTCTTGTGGGGCTCTAGCTTGGTGCGCTGGGACAAGTTGTATTTTTCAGATATTACATGCTCGCATGTCCGTCATGGCAGCAAGACCTTGGTCAATGTCCTTTTGATTGTGGCACTCGTCCTCTTGCTTTCAGCCATCTTCAATTACATCAATCTCACCGTGGCGCAGATAGGCAATCGAGCCAAGGAGATGGCTACCCGCCGCCTGTTGGGTGAGTCGGTACTGGGTGTGGTATTGCGCTATATCAAGGAGGCTGCACTCTTCACGGCAGGTTGCTTCTTGCTGGGCATTTTGCTGGCTTGGGCATTCACACCTTTATTTAATAGCATCTTGGATACGAAGATTTCTCTCTTCTCTTCGCCTGCCGTTTGGGGATGCCTGTTGGTGGCTTATCTCGTCATCTCCTTATTGTCGGGCTTGTTCCCTGCCATTGTGGTGTCTCGCTTCAATCCGATAGATGTAGTGAAGGGTACCATCCGCTTGCGCAGCAAGATGTGGTTTAGTAAAATATTCATTGTGGCACAGAGTGTTATCAGTATGTCGCTGGTGGTGATGGCTATCACGATGATGCTCCAGATGCGCCATCTCGCCAACATACCTTTGGGGTATCAGACGAAAGACATTCTCTGCATCTCCACCACTTTCGGATTTGATAATGTGGATGTCAGAAACGCAGCGTTGATAGCGAGATTGAAATCTCTGCCTGAGGTGGAGGAGGCTACGGCTATCGGCAACAATCCTGTCATCAGCTTTGCTAATGGAGTGCATGATGAGAAGGGAGAAAATTTAGCGTTCTTGCGATTGAGCGTATTGGATTCCATAGCGATGAAGATGATGGGCTTCAAGGTGCTGGAGCGATATTCTGACCCAACGCCAGGCAAAATCTGGGTTAGCGAGGAAGCCAAGCGAACCTTTGGCGTATCGAGCAAGAAACCATATTTCGGTAATCGTGAAGGCAAGCCGGAATATGAGGTTTGTGGCGTTGTGAAAGATTTCCACTGTGGCGATGCTCTTGATGAGTTCAAATCTGACAAATTTGGAAATCATAATGCGATACGTGTTCCTTCTAATCATGATGTGCTTTGGACCATCTTGGTGAAGACTCGTGGCGACCATGCCCAAGCCTTGGCTGCTATCCAGAGTGCCTGCAAGCAAGTGGCTAAGGAGCAGTTGGGCGTACCTACGGATATGGATACGGAGTATCTGGACGACACCTTGGCGGATGCCCTCAAGGAGAAGCGCAACATGATGGTGCTCATCATCACCTTCATGGGCATCTCCATCTTGATTTCCGCCCTCGGCTTGTTTGGCATGTCGGTATATTACGGCAACCAGCAGCGCCGACAGATAGCCTTGCGCAAGGTGATGGGTGCCTCGGTAGCTGATGCGGCATGGCAACTTTCCAAGCGATTCCTCATCACATCGTGTGTGGCTGTGGTTATCGCCATCCCATTGTGTGTCAAGCTGATGCAGGAATACTTGATAGGTTTCAAATATCGCATCGATTTCCCTTGGTGGACATTGGCGGCTGGAGCCATCTTCACCTTGCTGCTAGCCTTGGTATCGGTCTTCAGCTATACCCTGCGCACCGCTATGGAGAATCCGATAGACAGCATCAAGATGGAATAG
- a CDS encoding response regulator, with product MKYGTILVIDDNPSILTALKICLGGTFEQLLTLPRPDTAPTLLQQEPVDIILLDMNFSLGVNSGQEGLLWLRTFRRLHANIPVVLITAYADIQLAIKGLKTGAADFVTKPWDNDELIRTLKDAIDRSQEVETLESIETTHIHKVVDQCHGNISRAAELLGITRQTLYAKLKR from the coding sequence ATGAAATACGGAACAATACTTGTTATCGACGACAATCCATCGATACTCACAGCCTTGAAGATATGCCTGGGCGGTACATTCGAGCAGCTTCTCACCTTGCCTCGCCCAGACACCGCCCCCACTCTGCTCCAACAAGAGCCAGTGGACATCATCTTGCTCGACATGAATTTTTCCTTGGGCGTAAACAGCGGACAGGAAGGTTTGCTTTGGCTCCGCACCTTCCGCCGTCTCCATGCCAACATCCCCGTGGTACTCATCACCGCCTACGCAGATATCCAGCTCGCCATCAAGGGATTGAAGACGGGAGCCGCCGACTTTGTAACCAAGCCTTGGGATAATGACGAACTTATCAGAACCCTGAAAGATGCCATCGACCGAAGCCAGGAAGTGGAGACACTGGAGAGCATCGAGACCACGCATATCCACAAGGTGGTGGATCAATGCCACGGCAATATTTCTCGTGCCGCCGAACTGCTCGGCATCACTCGCCAAACGCTTTATGCTAAACTCAAGCGATAA
- a CDS encoding sensor histidine kinase: MDTIFHIYIIGIILLVIGGIIYLFLRHQRNLKSRAFLMQEAIRNGDYSFRLSTKGLLSGERALQQALNDMENDIGRLVAQHEVESWQRLTRVLTHEIMNATAPISSICQAYLSNPDIQGSPYEEGIRAIRDTSKSLTSFVDSYRKLTQLQEPVIENIPLKDFVEGIKPLYPQIEWHIHIPEDATWSADKNMLHQVFINLTKNAIEAHASAIDIRCFHKHPESIESSQFSGIYFSNNGAPIPADVAKEMFIPFFSTKPSGSGIGLSISRQMLMMQSITLSLAEHNVAGYHVTFRMNSCDIVTSLCTML, translated from the coding sequence ATGGACACCATCTTCCACATATATATAATAGGTATCATTCTCCTCGTCATAGGAGGTATCATCTATCTCTTCTTGCGCCATCAGCGCAACCTGAAGAGCCGTGCCTTCTTGATGCAAGAGGCTATCCGCAATGGCGATTACTCCTTCCGTCTATCCACCAAGGGATTGCTCTCTGGAGAACGAGCCTTGCAGCAAGCCCTCAACGATATGGAGAACGACATCGGCAGACTGGTGGCGCAGCATGAGGTGGAATCTTGGCAAAGGCTAACCCGTGTGCTCACCCATGAGATTATGAATGCCACCGCCCCCATCTCCAGCATCTGCCAAGCCTATCTTAGCAATCCCGACATCCAAGGCTCGCCCTACGAGGAAGGCATCCGAGCCATTCGAGACACCAGCAAGTCGCTCACCAGTTTCGTGGACAGCTACCGCAAGCTCACCCAGCTACAAGAACCTGTCATCGAGAACATTCCACTCAAGGATTTCGTGGAAGGCATCAAGCCGCTCTATCCTCAGATAGAATGGCACATCCATATCCCCGAAGATGCCACCTGGTCTGCCGACAAAAACATGCTGCACCAGGTATTTATCAATCTGACCAAGAATGCCATCGAGGCTCACGCCTCAGCCATCGACATTCGATGCTTCCACAAACATCCAGAGAGCATCGAGAGTTCACAATTCTCGGGCATCTATTTCAGCAACAATGGCGCCCCCATCCCAGCCGATGTGGCAAAGGAGATGTTCATCCCCTTCTTCTCCACCAAGCCATCAGGTTCGGGCATCGGCCTCTCCATCTCCCGCCAGATGCTGATGATGCAATCCATCACCCTCTCCCTAGCCGAGCATAATGTGGCAGGCTATCATGTAACATTCCGAATGAACAGCTGCGACATCGTCACCTCGCTATGCACGATGCTATGA
- a CDS encoding AAA family ATPase, with amino-acid sequence MGTSNKLVGRERECLELDRVMESDRSEFVIVYGRRRVGKTFLVDQYYQGSYDFTFVGGHNLSRQRQLTSFGKALKKFSGSKPDKFSDWFDAFDALEEYLELLDADRKKVVFIDEMPWIDTQKSDFVSALENFWNGWAARRSDIVFIASGSATSWMVDNLIENQGGLHARITSSIYVRPFTLHEVEEYLQRKHCKWDRYQILQCYMVMGGIPFYLSLIDPRQSLVQNVDRLFFSHGGIMRGEFDELYNALFSNAELYISVVKALAQHHDGMTRTEISKVIGANGGTLTRVLTNLERCDFISRSQNFGCKTKDTIYRLMDFYTLFYYKFIAQDTSGDEQWWSHNFESRLVSTWQGLTFEIVCLMHTDCIKKALGISGMATEVSSWRKVADDKQRGGQIDLVIKRADRIVHLCEMKFSKSEYRITDAYEQLLRQRMELFQSSTKTKLSLVITFVTTYGVADGLHHSIVHSEVTMSQLFIRNVT; translated from the coding sequence ATGGGAACAAGCAATAAGTTGGTAGGTAGGGAGCGAGAGTGCTTGGAACTGGATAGGGTGATGGAATCCGACCGCTCTGAGTTTGTGATAGTGTATGGAAGACGAAGAGTAGGCAAGACCTTCCTTGTTGACCAATACTATCAAGGTTCCTATGACTTTACATTTGTGGGAGGACATAATCTTTCTCGCCAAAGACAATTGACGAGTTTCGGCAAGGCATTGAAGAAATTTTCGGGCAGTAAGCCAGATAAGTTTTCCGATTGGTTTGATGCCTTTGATGCTCTTGAGGAATATCTGGAGTTGCTTGATGCAGACAGGAAGAAAGTGGTGTTTATCGATGAGATGCCTTGGATAGATACGCAGAAGTCGGATTTTGTTTCGGCTTTGGAAAATTTCTGGAATGGTTGGGCTGCTCGCCGAAGCGACATCGTGTTCATTGCCAGCGGTTCCGCCACTTCCTGGATGGTGGATAATCTGATAGAGAACCAGGGTGGCTTGCATGCCCGAATTACCTCTAGCATCTATGTGCGCCCATTTACGCTTCATGAGGTGGAGGAATACTTGCAACGCAAGCATTGCAAGTGGGACAGATACCAGATATTGCAATGCTATATGGTAATGGGTGGCATCCCATTCTATCTGAGCCTTATCGACCCAAGACAGAGTTTGGTGCAGAATGTGGATCGCCTTTTCTTCTCTCATGGCGGTATCATGAGAGGGGAGTTTGATGAACTCTATAATGCGTTGTTCAGCAATGCCGAACTGTATATCAGCGTGGTCAAAGCATTGGCTCAGCACCATGATGGTATGACTCGTACGGAAATTTCCAAAGTCATTGGGGCGAATGGAGGTACGCTCACTCGTGTACTGACCAATTTGGAAAGATGCGATTTTATCTCACGCAGTCAGAACTTTGGTTGCAAGACAAAAGATACCATCTATCGGTTGATGGATTTCTATACCTTATTCTATTATAAGTTTATAGCGCAAGATACATCTGGGGATGAACAATGGTGGAGCCACAATTTTGAGTCACGCTTGGTTTCTACATGGCAAGGACTTACCTTCGAGATTGTCTGCTTGATGCACACGGATTGCATCAAGAAAGCCTTGGGCATATCAGGCATGGCTACGGAAGTTTCTTCATGGAGAAAGGTGGCGGATGACAAGCAGCGAGGTGGGCAGATAGACTTGGTCATCAAGCGTGCCGACCGCATCGTGCATCTATGCGAGATGAAATTCAGCAAGTCGGAATACCGCATCACTGATGCCTACGAGCAGCTGTTGCGGCAGCGCATGGAACTCTTCCAAAGTTCCACCAAGACCAAGCTTTCTTTGGTCATCACCTTTGTTACTACGTATGGAGTGGCTGATGGCTTGCATCATAGCATCGTGCATAGCGAGGTGACGATGTCGCAGCTGTTCATTCGGAATGTTACATGA
- the ribD gene encoding bifunctional diaminohydroxyphosphoribosylaminopyrimidine deaminase/5-amino-6-(5-phosphoribosylamino)uracil reductase RibD — protein sequence MEQNNVSFQNVKTGEPLSQKEIDEMFMRRCLQLAKNGRENAKPNPMVGAVIVSEDGRIIGEGYHVRCGEGHAEVNAFASVKPEDEHLLSQATIYVSLEPCSHYGKTPPCADLIVRKGVKRCVCGCVDPFAKVQGRGIRKIREAGIEVTVGVLEAECLELNKRFITFNTHQRPYIILKWAQTANGFLDNGGRGMAISSPFTKMLSHKLRAENDAILIGRVTDERDHSQLNVRDWSGKDPMRLVIDRHHPCFEGLDFSRGKTEVLQQIMQYLYDNKVQSLIVEGGAITHQAFLDARLWDEIRVETLLSTSVENVVTAGTPAPMLPHNIRLISHEAYDGNIINTYERQ from the coding sequence ATGGAACAAAATAATGTTTCTTTTCAGAATGTGAAGACGGGCGAACCGTTGTCGCAAAAGGAAATAGACGAAATGTTTATGCGCCGCTGTCTGCAGCTGGCGAAAAACGGAAGAGAGAATGCCAAACCCAACCCGATGGTGGGAGCCGTTATCGTGAGCGAGGATGGCAGAATCATCGGCGAAGGCTATCATGTAAGATGCGGCGAAGGGCATGCTGAAGTCAACGCCTTTGCATCTGTTAAGCCCGAGGATGAGCATCTATTAAGCCAAGCTACCATCTATGTGAGTCTCGAACCCTGCTCTCATTACGGCAAGACGCCGCCTTGCGCCGATTTGATAGTAAGAAAAGGAGTAAAGCGATGCGTTTGCGGCTGCGTAGATCCCTTTGCCAAGGTTCAGGGCCGCGGTATCCGCAAGATTCGCGAGGCAGGCATCGAAGTAACAGTAGGCGTTTTGGAGGCGGAATGTCTCGAACTCAACAAGCGCTTCATCACCTTCAACACCCATCAGCGTCCTTACATCATTCTGAAATGGGCGCAGACCGCGAATGGCTTTCTTGACAACGGGGGTAGGGGTATGGCTATTTCCTCGCCTTTCACCAAGATGCTCTCCCACAAGTTGCGTGCTGAGAACGATGCCATCCTCATAGGTCGCGTAACCGATGAGCGCGACCACAGTCAGCTCAACGTTAGAGATTGGAGCGGCAAGGACCCGATGCGCCTGGTCATCGACCGTCATCATCCTTGTTTCGAAGGTCTGGATTTTTCACGGGGCAAGACGGAAGTGTTGCAGCAAATCATGCAGTACTTATATGATAATAAGGTGCAGTCGCTGATAGTAGAGGGAGGCGCCATCACCCATCAGGCATTCCTCGATGCCAGACTTTGGGATGAAATCAGGGTAGAAACGTTGTTATCCACATCGGTGGAAAACGTGGTAACTGCCGGAACACCAGCGCCTATGCTTCCTCATAACATCCGGTTAATCAGCCACGAGGCGTATGATGGAAACATCATCAATACCTATGAGCGCCAATAG
- the prmC gene encoding peptide chain release factor N(5)-glutamine methyltransferase, with amino-acid sequence MKTYQQLWQSITTLYEAGEAQAIVRTVLDVKYGMTLTDIICGKVNELSADEERKLEEIIRRLQKGEPVQYVLGEADFAGRTFHVEPGVLIPRPETAELCEWIEKDATENKGITEGEKEENTIRILDICTGSGCIAITLGLDIGGSEVTGWDISEDALKIAQGNVALLDAGNVKIEYQDALKLAETSDAGRWNIIVSNPPYICEKEKADMEKNVLEHEPGIALFVPDEEPLKFYRAIAEYASSALKSGGALYFEINPIYEKETREMLEGLGFKAIDTKEDAFGKQRMMRAGKS; translated from the coding sequence ATGAAAACGTATCAACAACTTTGGCAATCCATTACCACTCTATATGAGGCGGGCGAAGCACAGGCTATCGTCCGCACCGTACTCGATGTGAAGTACGGAATGACGCTGACCGACATAATCTGCGGCAAAGTTAATGAATTATCTGCAGATGAAGAAAGAAAACTGGAAGAAATTATCAGAAGATTGCAAAAAGGCGAACCTGTACAGTATGTTCTGGGCGAAGCTGACTTTGCAGGAAGAACCTTCCATGTAGAGCCGGGCGTGCTGATTCCGAGACCCGAAACGGCGGAACTCTGCGAGTGGATAGAAAAAGATGCGACTGAAAACAAAGGGATTACGGAAGGAGAGAAGGAAGAAAACACCATCCGCATCCTGGACATCTGTACGGGTTCGGGCTGCATTGCCATTACGCTGGGACTGGACATCGGCGGCTCGGAGGTTACGGGTTGGGATATTTCAGAAGATGCCTTGAAGATAGCACAGGGAAATGTTGCGCTTCTGGATGCCGGTAACGTAAAAATAGAATATCAGGATGCCCTGAAGTTGGCGGAAACATCGGATGCCGGAAGATGGAACATCATCGTGAGCAATCCCCCGTATATCTGCGAAAAGGAGAAAGCGGATATGGAGAAGAATGTGTTGGAACACGAACCTGGAATCGCTCTCTTCGTGCCCGATGAAGAGCCTCTGAAGTTCTACAGAGCCATCGCCGAATATGCCTCTTCTGCCCTCAAATCCGGAGGTGCATTATACTTCGAAATCAATCCTATCTACGAAAAAGAAACAAGGGAAATGCTGGAAGGATTGGGGTTTAAAGCTATTGATACAAAGGAAGATGCCTTCGGAAAGCAGAGAATGATGCGAGCCGGCAAATCATAA